In Calonectris borealis chromosome 8, bCalBor7.hap1.2, whole genome shotgun sequence, a single genomic region encodes these proteins:
- the NMNAT2 gene encoding nicotinamide/nicotinic acid mononucleotide adenylyltransferase 2, giving the protein MTETTKTHVILLACGSFNPITKGHIQMFERARDYLHKTGRFIVIGGIVSPVHDSYGKTGLVSSRHRLTMCQLAVQSSDWIRVDPWECYQDTWQTTCSVLEHHRDLMKRVTGCILSNVNTPSITPVIGQPQNESSQTIYQNNNNNVSNKPTAAKILGKVGESLSRICCVRPPMERFTFVDENANLGTVMRYEEIELRILLLCGSDLLESFCIPGLWNEADMEVIVGEFGIVVVPRDGADPDRIMNHSSILRKYKNNILVVKDDSNHPMSVVSSTKSRLALQHGDGHVVDYLCQPVIDYILKSQLYINASG; this is encoded by the exons agcGAGCCCGGGATTACCTGCACAAGACCGGACGCTTCATCGTCATCGGTGGCATTGTCTCGCCCGTGCACGACTCCTATGGAAAGACG GGTCTCGTCTCAAGCCGGCACCGCCTGACCATGTGCCAACTGGCCGTCCAGTCCTCCGACTGGATCAG GGTGGACCCCTGGGAGTGCTACCAGGACACCTGGCAGACCACCTGCAGTGTGCTGGAGCACCACCGTGACCTGATGAAG AGAGTGACTGGCTGCATCCTCTCCAATGTCAACACCCCCTCCATCACCCCCGTGATCGGCCAGCCCCAGAACGAGTCCTCACAGACCATCtaccagaacaacaacaacaacgtcTCCAACAAGCCCACCGCGG CAAAGATCCTGGGGAAGGTGGGAGAAAGCCTGAGCCGGATTTGCTGCGTTCGCCCACCCATGGAGCGCTTCACCTTCGTGG ATGAGAATGCCAACTTGGGGACGGTGATGAGATACGAGGAGATCG AGCTTCGCATCTTACTGCTCTGTGGCAGCGACCTGCTGGAGTCCTTCTGCATCCCCGGTCTCTGGAACGAGGCGGAC ATGGAGGTGATTGTCGGGGAGTTCGGGATCGTGGTGGTGCCCCGGGATGGAGCAGACCCCGACCGGATCATGAACCATTCCTCCATACTCCGCAAGTACAAA aaCAACATCCTGGTGGTGAAGGACGACTCAAACCACCCCATGTCGGTCGTCAGCTCCACCAAAAGCAG acTGGCCCTGCAGCACGGGGATGGACACGTCGTGGATTACCTCTGCCAACCCGTCATCGACTACATCCTCAAGAGCCAGCTCTACATCAACGCCTCCGGCTGA
- the LAMC2 gene encoding laminin subunit gamma-2, with product MAGCWLLPLCCLAASLLPAAPSANRGEVCDCNGMSRQCIFDWHLLRETGNGYRCLGCLGNTAGAHCERCKEGFFRRREEDCCLPCRCHPQGALSPQCDSDGRCSCKPGVMGKKCDQCQPGFESLSEAGCRRNGQSPRCECDPAGSAGGCLSGRCVCKASATGERCERCKRNFYNLEARNPAGCSPCFCYGHSAACVSADNHSVYNITSTFQQGAEGWRGVHESGSPAQLQWSPRHRDAFIAARSSEPIYFVAPAKFLGNQQLSYGQTLSFDYRLDRGGRQPSPHDVVLEGDGLRVTAPFLPQGKVLPCGVSQTYTFRLDEHLSSKWSPRLNHFEYRRLLGNLTALWIRATFGEYSTGYIDNVTLVSAQPVAGVPAPWVELCECPAGYRGQFCERCAPGYRRDVPGWGPFSICVPCNCQGGGICDPDTGECYSGDENVGNSISCPFGFYRDPRQPHGCRTCPCSNGQGCSVVPGGEEVICDRCPPGAAGANCEYCADGYFGDPAASRPCQPCRCNGNVEPNAVGNCDRRTGECLKCIYNTAGFYCDRCKDGFFGNPLAPDPADKCRACACDSAGAEPLKCGSDGSCICKPGFEGPSCEESECPACYGQVKAQVDLYLQQLVELELLFSEVQAGGGAESQQLEGRMQLAEEMLRTILGEALSLQASDRSLESRVARMKGQGSSSRSRLDEIKATAERLRSLGSRYERQVQDTRQLLERARLDLDRSGAALRRVTIPVSNLPGGSNQFLMLAQEALRLANSHAQAANTIEQAAKAAREDARQALELVRAAGGGEAAASGSLRGLLGKYEELKTLAGGLKAEADGMASEADKAYQGSLVLLSSLSRLTKTDIGSFEGEATRLKQDASAFLSLVDTYMAQHRQLQSRTGRWEEEIKQLMRRGEGERATLTQLLSRANLARSTALQAVSAGNATFYEVEQILKSLREFNLQADDKRREAEDAMRRLPIISSMVASAREKTDRAEVILGSAASQSKAASSAAGEAKEITMGIQQEITRLKVEANKTADGVLALEKAVAALQREAKEVDGEFERKLSEVEADAAVIQETAQEAQRVHAKAGRAGVVVQETLSALEELLRLMNQPGAVDEDGLKQLEMNFSKAKTRSNQLKDEMSELEQTAALQKTRVRTLESSIDEILADIKNLEDIQKNLPPGCYNTKAIELP from the exons GCGCCCTCAGCCCGCAGTGCGACAGCGACGGCCGGTGCAGCTGCAAACCCGGCGTGATGGGCAAGAAGTGCGACCAGTGCCAGCCGGGCTTCGAGTCCCTCTCCGAGGCCGGGTGCCGGAGGAACGGGCA GAGCCCACGGTGTGAGTGCGACCCGGCTGGCAGCGCGGGGGGCTGCCTCTCCGGCCGCTGTGTCTGCAAGGCGAGCGCTACCGGAGAGCGGTGCGAGAG gtgcaagcgAAACTTCTATAACTTGGAAGCCAGAAACCCCGCGGGATGCTCGCCCTGCTTTTGCTACGGGCACTCGGCTGCGTGTGTCAGCGCAGACAACCACAGCGTCTACAACATCACCTCCACCTTCCAGCAAG GTGCAGAAGGTTGGCGAGGTGTCCATGAAAGTggctccccagcccagctccagtgGTCCCCACGCCATCGGGATGCCTTCATAGCGGCGAGGAGTTCGGAGCCGATATACTTTGTGGCACCTG CGAAATTCCTTGGGAACCAGCAGCTGAGCTACGGCCAGACGCTCTCCTTCGATTACCGCCTGGACCGAGGGGGACGCCAGCCATCTCCGCACGATGTGGTCCTGGAAGGAGATGGCCTGAGAGTCACTGCCCCCTTCTTGCCCCAGGGCAAGGTCCTGCCCTGCGGCGTCAGCCAGACGTACACGTTCAG GTTGGACGAGCACCTGAGCAGCAAGTGGAGCCCAAGGCTGAATCACTTTGAATATCGCAGGCTGCTGGGAAACCTGACAGCTCTCTGGATCCGAGCCACCTTTGGGGAGTACA GCACCGGCTACATCGACAACGTCACCCTGGTGTCGGCGCAGCCCGTCGCCGGAGTCCCCGCTCCCTGGGTGGAGCTCTGCGAGTGCCCGGCGGGGTACCGGGGGCAGTTCTGCGAGAGGTGTGCCCCTGGCTACCGCAGAGATGTCCCCGGCTGGGGGCCCTTCAGCATCTGCGTGCCGTGCAATTGCCAGGGGGGAGGAATTTGTGACCCCGACACCG gCGAATGTTACTCGGGAGACGAAAACGTGGGCAATAGTATCAGCTGCCCCTTTGGCTTCTACCGAGACCCCCGGCAGCCGCACGGCTGCAGGACATGCCCCTGCAGCAACGGCCAAGGCTGCTCGGTGGTGCCGGGTGGCGAGGAGGTCATCTGCGACCGCTGCCCTCCAGGAGCTGCCG GGGCCAACTGCGAGTACTGTGCCGACGGCTATTTTGGAGACCCAGCGGCTTCCCGGCCCTGCCAGCCATGCCGGTGCAACGGCAACGTGGAGCCCAACGCCGTGGGGAACTGCGACCGCCGGACGGGCGAGTGCCTCAAGTGCATCTACAACACCGCCGGCTTCTACTGCGACCGCTGCAAAGACGGCTTCTTCGGGAACCCCCTGGCCCCTGATCCTGCCGACAAGTGCAGAG CCTGCGCCTGCGACTCGGCTGGTGCCGAGCCCCTGAAGTGTGGGAGCGATGGGAGCTGCATCTGCAAGCCCGGCTTCGAGGGTCCCAGCTGCGAAGAGAGCGAGTGCCCGGCTTGCTATGGCCAGGTGAAAGCCCAG GTGGACCTGTACCTGCAgcagctggtggagctggagctgctgttcTCAGAGGTGCAAGCTGGCGGTGGGGCCGagagccagcagctggaggggaggaTGCAGCTGGCCGAGGAGATGCTGCGGACTATCCTCGGGGAAGCCCTGAGCCTGCAAG CCTCTGACAGGTCTCTGGAAAGCCGCGTGGCCAGGATGAAGGGGCAAGGGTCCAGCTCCCGGAGCCGCCTGGATGAGATCAAGGCAACGGCGGAGAGGCTGAGGTCTCTCGGGAGCCGGTATGAGAGGCAGGTGCAGGACACCcggcagctgctggagagagccaGGCTGGACCTGGACCGCAGCGGAGCCGCTTTGCGTCGGGTG aCCATTCCCGTTTCAAACCTTCCCGGGGGCTCGAATCAGTTCTTGATGCTGGCCCAGGAGGCTCTGAGGCTGGCCAACAG CCACGCGCAAGCCGCCAACACCATCGAGCAAGCCGCGAAGGCGGCGCGGGAGGACGCGCGGCAGGCGTTGGAGCTGGTGCGCGCGGCCGGCGGGGGAGAGGCGGCCGCCTCCGGCTCCCTGCGAGGGCTGCTCGGGAA GTACGAGGAGCTGAAGACGCTGGCTGGAGGCCTGAAGGCTGAGGCCGACGGGATGGCCTCCGAGGCAGACAAGGCTTATCAGGGCAGTCTGGTGCTCCTCAGCTCCCTGTCCCGCCTGACGAAGACCGACATCGGGTCCTTTGAG GGGGAGGCGACCCGGCTGAAGCAGGATGCCAGCGCTTTCCTGAGCCTGGTGGACACCTACATggcacagcacaggcagctgcagaGCCGCACGGGGCGCTGGGAGGAAGAAATCAAGCAGCTGATGCGAAGGGGAGAGGGCGAGAGAGCG ACGCTGACACAGCTGCTGTCCCGAGCCAACCTCGCCAGGAGCACAGCCCTGCAAGCCGTGAGTGCTGGCAACGCCACCTTCTACGAGGTGGAACAGATCCTGAAGAGCCTCCGGG AGTTTAACCTGCAAGCAGATGACAAGAGAAGGGAAGCTGAAGATGCCATGAGGAGGTTACCAATTATCAGCAGCATGGTCGCAAGTGCCAGGGAGAAGACGGACCGAGCTGAAGTCATCCTGGGCAGCGCCGCTTCCCAATCCAAAGCAGCCAGCAGCGCGGCGGGGGAAGCAAAGGAGATCACCATGGGGATCCAGCAG GAGATTACGCGACTGAAAGTGGAAGCCAACAAGACGGCTGATGGCGTCCTCGCCCTGGAGAAGGCAGTGGCCGCCCTGCAGCGTGAGGCCAAGGAAGTGGATGGTGAATTTGAGAGGAAGCTCTCGGAGGTTGAGGCGGATGCTGCTGTGATACAGGAG ACAGCTCAGGAAGCTCAGAGGGTCCACGCCAAGGCTGGCCGGGCAGGGGTGGTCGTGCAGGAGACGTTGAGTGCCTTGGAAGAGCTGCTGCGTCTGATGA ACCAGCCTGGTGCCGTGGATGAGGATGGCCTGAAGCAGCTCGAGATGAATTTTAGCAAAGCCAAAACCAGAAGCAACCAGCTGAAGGATGAGATGTCGGAGCTGGAGCAGACAGCCGCCCTGCAGAAGACCCGAGTGCGGACGTTGGAGAGCAGCATTGATGAGATCTTGGCAGATATTAAGAACCTGGAGGATATCCAGAAGAATCTTCCTCCAGGCTGCTACAACACAAAAGCCATTGAATTGCCGTGA